The following are encoded in a window of Cryobacterium sp. CG_9.6 genomic DNA:
- a CDS encoding MaoC family dehydratase N-terminal domain-containing protein, which produces MSVNPDLQGRVFPPVAPYLVGREKVREFSRAVFSTHPINHDPEAARAAGHADVVAPPTFAVVVQEATLAQLLAEPDAGIDFTRVVHGDQRFTYTRSIVAGDELTATLSVTSIKSLGGHAMVTAVSTIVDAAGDHVVTATSTLVVRGDE; this is translated from the coding sequence GTGTCAGTAAACCCAGACCTGCAGGGGCGTGTCTTTCCGCCCGTCGCACCGTATCTCGTGGGCCGTGAAAAGGTGCGCGAGTTCTCTCGCGCCGTGTTCTCGACCCATCCCATCAACCACGACCCGGAGGCGGCCCGAGCGGCCGGCCACGCCGACGTCGTGGCACCCCCCACGTTCGCCGTGGTCGTGCAGGAGGCCACGCTGGCCCAGCTGCTCGCCGAACCCGATGCGGGCATCGACTTCACCCGTGTGGTGCACGGTGATCAGCGCTTCACCTACACGCGCTCGATCGTGGCCGGCGATGAGCTCACCGCCACGCTCTCGGTCACGAGCATCAAGTCGCTCGGCGGTCACGCCATGGTGACGGCCGTGTCCACCATCGTTGATGCGGCGGGCGACCACGTGGTCACCGCAACCTCGACCCTCGTCGTCAGGGGAGACGAATGA
- a CDS encoding pyridoxal phosphate-dependent aminotransferase, whose product MAHELKRISTRIGSIAESATLKVDGKAKALQAAGRPVISFAAGEPDFLTPAHIVEAALAAVHDPKNYRYTPAAGLPELREAIAAKTLRDSGLTVSPSQVVVTNGGKQAVYQAFATLLDPGDEVIVPTPYWTTYPEAIRLAGGVPVNVFAGSDQGYLVTVDQLEAARTPRTKVLLFVSPSNPTGAVYSPEQTTAIGEWAEEHGLWVISDEIYQNLVYDGLRAVSIVEAVPALADRTILVNGVAKTYAMTGWRLGWMVGPGDAIKAAANLQSHLSSNVSNISQRAGIAALNGPQDAVREMHDAFDRRRKLIVSELNKIEGVVTPTPQGAFYVYPDVTGLLGREWAGVTPTTSLELADLILDKAEVAAVPGEAFGPSGFLRLSYALGDDALLEGIQRLQRLFA is encoded by the coding sequence GTGGCACACGAACTCAAGCGAATTTCCACTCGGATCGGCTCCATTGCAGAGTCGGCGACCCTCAAGGTAGACGGAAAGGCGAAGGCGTTGCAGGCTGCCGGGCGACCGGTCATCAGCTTTGCGGCCGGCGAGCCGGACTTCCTCACGCCTGCCCACATTGTGGAGGCGGCCCTCGCGGCCGTTCACGATCCCAAGAACTACCGCTACACCCCGGCGGCCGGTCTGCCGGAACTGCGTGAGGCTATTGCGGCCAAGACCCTGCGTGATAGCGGCCTCACGGTGAGCCCGAGCCAGGTTGTCGTGACCAACGGCGGTAAGCAGGCCGTGTACCAGGCCTTCGCCACACTGCTCGATCCGGGCGACGAGGTCATCGTACCGACGCCCTATTGGACCACGTACCCCGAAGCCATCCGTCTGGCCGGCGGCGTGCCAGTCAACGTCTTTGCCGGCAGTGACCAGGGCTACCTCGTCACCGTCGACCAGCTCGAGGCAGCGCGCACGCCGCGCACCAAGGTGCTGCTCTTCGTGTCGCCCTCGAACCCCACCGGTGCGGTGTATTCGCCCGAGCAGACCACGGCCATCGGCGAGTGGGCCGAGGAACACGGCCTCTGGGTCATCTCCGACGAGATCTACCAGAACCTTGTCTACGACGGCCTGCGCGCGGTCTCGATCGTTGAGGCCGTACCGGCCCTCGCCGATCGCACCATTTTGGTGAACGGTGTCGCGAAGACGTACGCCATGACCGGGTGGCGCCTGGGCTGGATGGTGGGCCCCGGCGACGCCATCAAGGCCGCGGCTAACCTACAGTCGCACCTGTCGTCGAACGTCTCCAACATCTCGCAGCGCGCCGGCATTGCCGCCCTCAACGGCCCGCAGGACGCCGTGCGCGAGATGCACGATGCGTTCGATCGTCGTCGCAAGCTCATCGTGTCTGAGCTCAACAAGATCGAGGGCGTGGTGACGCCCACCCCCCAGGGCGCGTTCTACGTGTATCCCGATGTCACCGGGCTTCTCGGCCGCGAGTGGGCCGGGGTGACCCCCACCACTTCGCTGGAACTCGCCGACCTCATTCTCGACAAGGCCGAGGTGGCCGCCGTTCCCGGTGAGGCCTTTGGACCCAGCGGATTCCTGCGCCTGTCCTATGCTCTCGGCGACGATGCCCTGCTCGAGGGTATTCAGCGGCTCCAGCGTCTCTTCGCCTAG
- a CDS encoding ABC transporter permease — translation MLALGVSRISYETRLYFRSPDTMLFTFFFPFVMLGIFTAAFSSAGNIGAAPDGTGGVSVGAYYLPGMLAAGMLLSGVQNLAVDMAGEKSDGTLKRLGGTPLSPFSYFLGKIGQVFVTATLQAALLLLVARVLLAIELPSDPEKWLTFAWVFVLGVITSAFLGIALSALPRSGKSATAVVTPIVLILQFISGVYLQFSILPDWMQNFASLFPLKWMAQGMRSVFLPESFAQVEQTETWNLAGVAIALLLWLVVGLVLSRVTFRWIRKDA, via the coding sequence ATGCTTGCGCTGGGCGTCTCGCGGATCAGCTACGAGACTCGGCTGTATTTTCGCTCGCCCGACACGATGCTCTTCACATTCTTCTTTCCGTTCGTGATGCTCGGCATCTTCACCGCCGCATTCAGCTCGGCCGGCAACATTGGTGCGGCTCCCGACGGCACCGGCGGCGTGAGCGTGGGGGCGTATTACCTGCCGGGCATGCTCGCGGCGGGCATGCTGCTTTCCGGGGTGCAGAACCTGGCCGTGGACATGGCTGGCGAGAAGAGCGACGGCACTCTGAAGCGGCTGGGTGGCACGCCGCTCTCGCCGTTCAGCTATTTTCTGGGCAAGATCGGGCAGGTGTTCGTGACCGCCACGCTGCAGGCGGCCCTGCTGCTGCTCGTGGCGCGGGTTCTACTGGCCATCGAGCTACCGAGCGACCCCGAGAAGTGGCTGACCTTCGCGTGGGTGTTCGTGCTGGGAGTGATCACGTCCGCATTCCTCGGCATCGCGCTGTCGGCGCTGCCGCGGTCGGGGAAGAGCGCTACGGCCGTCGTCACGCCGATTGTGCTCATTCTGCAGTTCATCTCGGGGGTCTACCTGCAGTTCAGCATCCTGCCCGACTGGATGCAGAATTTCGCGAGTCTCTTTCCCCTGAAGTGGATGGCTCAGGGCATGCGCTCGGTTTTTCTGCCGGAGAGCTTCGCGCAGGTTGAGCAGACCGAAACCTGGAACCTGGCCGGTGTGGCGATTGCCCTGCTGCTGTGGCTCGTCGTGGGACTCGTGCTCAGCCGGGTGACCTTCCGCTGGATTCGCAAAGACGCGTAG
- a CDS encoding IS3 family transposase, producing MAETKQAVLTLTVTALAQEMAMPIVDACRLVGMPRSTYYRLSRGYQHYRPVAEAIPHRERRQPAALDTHERATILSVLCEPKYEDKSVVQTYWHAFDAGTLACSQRTFYRVANAHRLVGDRRRTRTPRSPSPRTPAVATLKPGDLWSWDITELNGPSYHDRYYLYLIIDVFSRYPIGWCIETYISKKRAVTLFTDAIATHGAPTVVHSDNGSSMRSTDLINALESNGIITSYSRPRVSDDNPFSESLFKTIKYDPSSPDRFDHRDHARQWTKDFLDLYATQHRHSGLGRHTPASVFDGTAHLIHAQRQRALDAYYAQHPTRFRQPPTAPPLPQPTGINTHLLSQAG from the coding sequence GTGGCTGAAACGAAGCAAGCTGTCCTGACCTTGACGGTCACGGCACTGGCCCAAGAAATGGCGATGCCGATCGTGGACGCATGTCGTCTGGTCGGGATGCCACGGTCAACGTATTACCGGCTCAGCCGTGGCTACCAGCACTACCGCCCCGTGGCTGAGGCGATCCCGCACCGCGAACGCCGGCAACCCGCAGCCTTGGACACGCACGAGCGCGCCACGATACTCTCCGTGCTCTGCGAGCCGAAATATGAAGACAAATCGGTGGTGCAAACGTACTGGCACGCCTTCGACGCCGGGACTCTCGCGTGTTCGCAGCGCACGTTCTACCGGGTCGCCAACGCTCACCGCCTGGTCGGGGATCGTCGACGCACCCGAACCCCGCGCTCCCCGTCACCGCGCACTCCGGCCGTCGCGACGCTCAAGCCCGGGGATTTGTGGTCGTGGGACATCACCGAATTGAACGGACCCAGCTACCACGATCGGTACTACCTTTACCTGATCATTGACGTGTTCTCGCGTTACCCCATTGGCTGGTGCATCGAGACTTACATCTCGAAGAAACGCGCTGTGACACTGTTCACCGACGCGATCGCCACCCACGGCGCCCCCACAGTCGTGCACTCCGACAACGGGTCCTCCATGCGCTCCACAGACCTCATCAACGCCCTCGAGAGCAACGGCATCATCACCTCGTACTCTCGCCCCCGGGTCAGCGACGACAACCCCTTCTCAGAATCACTGTTCAAGACCATCAAGTACGACCCCAGCTCCCCGGACCGATTCGATCACCGCGATCACGCCCGCCAATGGACCAAGGACTTCTTGGACCTGTATGCCACCCAACACCGCCACAGCGGTCTCGGCCGGCACACCCCAGCATCCGTCTTTGACGGCACCGCCCACCTCATCCACGCGCAACGACAACGGGCACTGGACGCCTACTACGCCCAGCACCCCACACGCTTCCGCCAACCACCCACAGCACCACCACTACCCCAACCCACAGGCATCAACACCCACCTACTGTCTCAAGCAGGTTGA
- a CDS encoding HEAT repeat domain-containing protein: MRKNSSSEPIVPIDLPIADRIAAAVKRYGEPAVIERSIALLKGENAGEDFLLFVGGDHAQGILDGAPSLYWPELWGARALMHVWSESANEAVIGGLDNQSWRVREMCAKVILLRKLHALKRLTRLTTDETPRVRAAAVHALSALGTVEHLSWIVARLRDPDKEVRRAAQQSRDALTARLGLPSAPDSHTPAAEAAEAAAAAAPAEAADAADASVNDADAADAPVAVSDAASAAPLDDTDAADASAVAPETTEVPEAPDAR, from the coding sequence ATGCGTAAGAATTCCTCTTCAGAACCCATCGTTCCCATTGACCTCCCCATCGCTGACCGCATCGCTGCGGCCGTCAAGCGGTACGGAGAGCCGGCGGTCATTGAACGCTCCATTGCTCTGCTCAAGGGCGAGAACGCGGGTGAAGATTTTCTGCTCTTCGTGGGCGGAGATCACGCCCAGGGCATTCTCGATGGCGCGCCCTCGCTGTACTGGCCCGAGCTGTGGGGTGCCCGCGCGCTCATGCACGTGTGGAGCGAGTCGGCCAACGAAGCCGTGATCGGCGGGCTCGACAACCAGTCGTGGCGCGTGCGCGAGATGTGCGCCAAGGTGATCCTGCTGCGCAAGCTGCACGCCCTGAAGCGCCTCACCCGCCTCACCACCGACGAGACGCCCCGCGTGCGCGCCGCCGCGGTGCACGCCCTATCCGCACTCGGCACCGTGGAGCACCTCTCCTGGATCGTGGCGCGTCTGCGCGACCCCGACAAGGAGGTTCGCCGCGCGGCTCAGCAGTCCCGCGATGCGCTCACCGCCCGCCTTGGCCTGCCGTCCGCACCCGATTCGCACACTCCGGCCGCTGAGGCTGCCGAAGCTGCCGCCGCTGCCGCTCCTGCTGAGGCCGCCGACGCAGCGGATGCATCGGTGAACGACGCTGATGCAGCGGATGCCCCGGTCGCTGTCTCGGACGCAGCCAGCGCCGCACCACTCGACGACACTGACGCAGCGGATGCATCGGCTGTCGCCCCCGAGACCACCGAGGTACCTGAGGCGCCCGACGCCCGGTAG
- a CDS encoding GNAT family N-acetyltransferase, translating to MQFSLVRFSSPEVVPLLAGLRVEYNARYGEGAGDSINDVAPEDFDAPHGGFLVLLDGPHTVAGGGIHRYDDETAEIKRMWTNPDYRRQGHATSVLSALEDLAASLGFARVRLETGYAQPEALALYRSLGYRDIGNYGIFENASGFERTLPGHDESVLTSAGASV from the coding sequence GTGCAATTTAGCTTGGTTCGTTTCTCATCCCCCGAAGTGGTGCCACTTCTCGCCGGTCTCCGCGTGGAATACAACGCGCGCTATGGAGAGGGCGCCGGCGACTCGATCAACGATGTTGCACCCGAGGACTTCGACGCGCCCCACGGCGGTTTTCTGGTGCTGCTCGATGGACCCCACACGGTTGCCGGGGGCGGCATCCACCGGTATGACGACGAGACCGCCGAGATCAAGCGCATGTGGACGAACCCGGACTATCGCCGCCAGGGCCACGCCACGAGCGTGCTCAGTGCCCTCGAAGATCTCGCCGCGAGCCTCGGCTTCGCCCGGGTGCGCCTGGAAACCGGTTACGCCCAGCCCGAAGCCCTCGCCCTCTATCGCAGCCTCGGCTACCGCGACATTGGCAACTATGGCATTTTCGAGAATGCATCGGGTTTTGAACGCACCCTGCCGGGTCATGACGAGTCCGTGCTGACGAGCGCCGGCGCATCCGTTTAG
- a CDS encoding MaoC family dehydratase: MTPDFTTLTVGDVVASASFSLTRDSLVRYAGASGDFNPIHYRDDVAVSVGLAGVLAHGMLTMGFAVQPVVDWAGDPARVIDYQVRFTRPVFVDAATGADVTVTAKVGALEADARIARIDLTVTFNDQTVLGKAQARVSLV, from the coding sequence ATGACCCCCGATTTCACAACCCTCACCGTGGGCGACGTGGTGGCCAGCGCAAGTTTCTCGTTGACGCGCGACTCGCTCGTGCGCTACGCCGGGGCATCCGGTGATTTCAACCCCATTCACTACCGCGACGACGTGGCCGTGTCGGTGGGCCTGGCCGGCGTTCTCGCTCACGGCATGCTCACCATGGGCTTTGCCGTGCAGCCCGTGGTCGACTGGGCGGGCGACCCCGCACGCGTCATCGACTACCAGGTGCGGTTCACGCGCCCGGTGTTCGTCGACGCCGCAACCGGAGCCGACGTGACCGTGACGGCCAAGGTGGGCGCCCTTGAAGCGGATGCCCGCATCGCCCGCATCGACCTCACCGTGACGTTCAACGACCAGACCGTGCTGGGCAAAGCCCAGGCCCGCGTCAGCCTCGTCTAA
- a CDS encoding ABC transporter ATP-binding protein, with amino-acid sequence MTVPAPVVRVRDLHKSYGTLAAVSGVSFDVAAGETFALLGPNGAGKSTTIEILEGYRNRSGGEVSVLGVDPQRGGLAWKARLGIVLQTSGETGNITVVEQLRHFAGFYPHPRNVDEVIDAAGLREKATTRISKLSGGQRRRVDVALGIIGRPELLFLDEPTTGFDPEARHQFWELIRSLKADGTTILLTTHYLDEAAQLGDRAGVIAGGSLIDLGTIDEIGGAEARIPLVRWRDASGTMHERRTTEPARVVAALVADLGGEPADLEVIRPSLEDVYLALVRGHDAAGESLPPDDGVESGAAASASKGMRS; translated from the coding sequence ATGACTGTTCCCGCTCCGGTTGTTCGCGTTCGTGACCTCCACAAGTCGTATGGAACGCTGGCGGCCGTCAGCGGTGTGAGCTTCGACGTTGCCGCCGGGGAGACCTTCGCTCTGCTGGGGCCCAACGGGGCCGGCAAGAGTACGACGATCGAGATTCTCGAGGGCTACCGCAACCGCAGCGGTGGCGAGGTGAGTGTTCTCGGCGTCGACCCGCAACGCGGCGGCCTGGCCTGGAAGGCGCGGCTCGGCATCGTGCTGCAAACCAGCGGCGAGACCGGCAACATCACCGTCGTCGAGCAGTTGCGGCACTTTGCCGGGTTCTACCCCCACCCTCGCAACGTGGACGAGGTGATTGATGCGGCCGGGCTGCGCGAGAAGGCCACCACCCGCATCAGCAAGCTTTCGGGCGGTCAGCGGCGCCGAGTGGATGTGGCGCTCGGCATCATTGGACGCCCCGAGCTGCTCTTTCTTGACGAACCAACCACGGGGTTCGATCCCGAGGCCCGGCACCAGTTCTGGGAACTCATTCGCAGCCTCAAGGCCGACGGCACGACCATTCTGCTCACCACGCACTACCTCGACGAGGCCGCGCAGCTGGGCGACCGGGCCGGCGTCATCGCGGGTGGATCGCTGATTGACCTCGGCACGATCGATGAGATCGGCGGGGCGGAAGCACGGATTCCGCTCGTGCGCTGGCGTGACGCCTCCGGCACGATGCACGAACGGCGCACGACTGAGCCGGCCCGCGTGGTGGCTGCCCTTGTTGCAGACCTCGGCGGCGAACCCGCCGATCTGGAGGTGATTCGTCCGAGCCTGGAAGACGTGTACCTCGCCCTCGTGCGGGGCCACGATGCAGCGGGCGAGTCCCTGCCGCCGGATGATGGTGTCGAGAGCGGCGCCGCGGCATCCGCTTCGAAAGGTATGCGATCGTGA
- a CDS encoding UDP-N-acetylmuramate dehydrogenase: MTEPIAFSELTTMRVGGLPAAMVAPETEQALIDDTLVVWGMDEEWMLLGGGSNTVVCDEGFAGIVIRVLTRGVEVVAEAEQSPASPEAGGRVVRLRVQAGEPWDELVAFTVDRGWAGIEALSGIPGSCGAAPVQNIGAYGQELSDSLVAVDFLDYETGEVRRMESAELGLGYRTSALKQGLRGVVVAIELSLRDTRADASGVAVSQPIAYAQLASALGVTIGDRVELGTVRATVLGLRTAKGMVLDPNDPDTASAGSFFTNPIVTEQFARTLPAKAPRWVLEPELPDRIIPLDEYAGVGPMPGIDDVHPVKLSAAWLIENSGVRKGFHLPGSRAAVSSKHTLALTNTGGASAAEIAELARFVLGRVQSEFGVNLQAEPVLVGLEL; encoded by the coding sequence ATGACCGAGCCCATAGCCTTCTCCGAGCTCACCACCATGCGGGTGGGCGGACTGCCCGCTGCCATGGTGGCGCCCGAAACCGAGCAGGCGCTCATTGACGACACCCTCGTGGTGTGGGGCATGGACGAAGAGTGGATGCTGCTCGGCGGCGGCTCGAACACGGTTGTCTGCGATGAGGGTTTCGCGGGGATCGTGATTCGCGTTCTCACCCGCGGCGTGGAGGTTGTGGCGGAAGCCGAGCAATCGCCCGCGTCCCCGGAGGCTGGCGGCCGTGTGGTTCGCCTGCGCGTGCAGGCCGGCGAACCGTGGGACGAACTCGTGGCCTTCACCGTGGACCGGGGCTGGGCCGGCATCGAGGCGCTCTCCGGAATCCCGGGATCGTGCGGCGCGGCGCCGGTGCAGAACATTGGCGCCTACGGTCAGGAACTCTCCGACAGCCTCGTGGCCGTGGACTTTCTCGACTACGAGACCGGCGAGGTGCGGCGGATGGAATCCGCGGAACTGGGTCTCGGGTACCGCACCTCCGCGCTGAAGCAGGGACTGCGCGGCGTCGTGGTGGCGATCGAGCTGAGCCTGCGGGATACCCGGGCGGACGCATCCGGGGTGGCCGTTAGCCAGCCCATCGCCTACGCGCAGCTGGCCAGTGCGCTGGGTGTCACGATCGGCGATCGCGTGGAGCTCGGCACCGTGCGCGCCACCGTGCTGGGGCTGCGTACGGCCAAGGGAATGGTGCTCGACCCGAACGATCCCGATACCGCCAGCGCCGGCTCGTTCTTCACGAACCCGATTGTCACCGAGCAGTTTGCACGCACGCTGCCGGCGAAGGCACCGCGCTGGGTCTTGGAGCCCGAGCTGCCCGACCGCATCATCCCGCTCGATGAGTACGCCGGAGTGGGGCCGATGCCGGGGATTGATGACGTGCATCCGGTGAAACTCAGCGCCGCGTGGCTGATCGAAAACTCGGGCGTGCGCAAGGGCTTTCACCTGCCCGGATCGCGGGCCGCCGTGTCGAGCAAACACACGCTTGCCCTCACGAACACGGGCGGGGCATCCGCTGCCGAGATCGCCGAGCTGGCGCGCTTCGTGCTGGGCCGGGTGCAGTCCGAATTCGGCGTGAACCTGCAGGCCGAGCCCGTTCTGGTGGGCCTCGAACTGTAG
- the secE gene encoding preprotein translocase subunit SecE gives MARKVIDEPGEEVVANARMARDSKRGPFARLSLFFRQVIAELRKVVTPTRKELLSYTGVVLVFVVIMMAIVSAFDWVFALAVTYVFGTP, from the coding sequence GTGGCCCGAAAAGTTATCGACGAACCCGGTGAGGAAGTCGTCGCGAACGCAAGAATGGCCCGCGATTCCAAACGCGGTCCTTTCGCTCGGCTGTCCCTGTTCTTCCGACAGGTCATTGCTGAGCTGCGCAAGGTCGTAACCCCGACCCGCAAGGAGCTCCTCAGCTACACCGGTGTCGTGCTTGTTTTCGTCGTGATCATGATGGCTATCGTCTCCGCATTTGACTGGGTTTTTGCCCTCGCGGTCACCTACGTTTTCGGCACGCCGTAA